The Ochotona princeps isolate mOchPri1 chromosome 1, mOchPri1.hap1, whole genome shotgun sequence genome has a segment encoding these proteins:
- the TAGAP gene encoding T-cell activation Rho GTPase-activating protein — translation MKLTSSFDIPKTLNANNMETLIECQSEGNIKEHPLLASCESEDGVCQLIGVKKRKKVLSWPFLIRRLSAWTDLPGALEPELKASLSQQPLSAICSNDDTLPRPIQDILAVLCLKGPSTEGVFRKAANEKARKELKEELSSGGTVDLEGLPVHLLAAVLKDFLRSIPRKLLSCDLFEEWMDALEKQNEDDRVEALKQVADKLPRPNFLLLRYLLYVLRLISKNAEVNKMDSSNLAICIGPNVLAPDNDQHLSFEAQKDLNNKVKALVEFLIDNCFEIFGENVPAPPSLPSDDSLENTDGSDLTLQNDSAYDSTDPDTDSSGVADSPGRQPQAPTNLAAGLDKFRLEPIASTVARLKSCASQPDRRHSEPGMSSSRESLEDRVALQKLTRSEEGFTRPPQGEGAAEPFPEEVFCNPEHRSWRPRDLKLKNLTQSLALRRGLASKACSSNSLDGPPDSPLLASPPIPQRGFFTRHQSFITKGSEKGKPSRELKKHSLSFSLASHKPASAKLAAAGPGSAKGCAGDPGRKGQKRESQLAGRIIQDSFGTEMHRQLAGGLSLQPCAHSLVDEVFPPAEGGCAGSPPSYEEAMRCQVAGLVACTGQTVASMRARLLGGDSREQPHCARDSWDVCGEQPRTGHSLSSLSDGPAGLRATPQPPELLGLRMADDSLLDRRDCGGQQCSQTVFEVDQFQYVKESYI, via the exons GGgttaagaagaggaagaaggtgcTGTCCTGGCCCTTTCTCATTAGAAGGCTCTCTGCGTGGACAGACCTCCCCGGGGCTTTGGAGCCAGAACTGAAAGCGTCACTGTCCCAGCAGCCCTTATCGGCCATCTGCAGCAACGATGACACACTGCCCAGACCCATCCAG GACATCCTGGCGGTTCTCTGCCTTAAAGGTCCCTCCACCGAAGGGGTGTTCAGGAAGGCAGCCAATGAGAAAGCCCGCAAGGAGCTGAAGGAGGAACTTAGCTCTGGGGGCACTGTGGACCTGGAAGgtctccctgtgcacctgctggctgcGGTCTTAAAG GACTTCCTCAGAAGTATCCCCCGGAAGCTGCTCTCCTGTGACCTCTTTGAAGAGTGGATGGACGCCCTGGAGAAGCAGAATGAGGACGACCGAGTGGAGGCCCTGAAACA GGTTGCCGACAAGCTGCCCCGGCCCAACTTCCTGCTGCTCAGGTACCTGCTGTACGTGCTGCGCCTCATCAGCAAGAACGCTGAGGTCAACAAGATGGACTCCAGCAACCTGGCCATCTGCATCGGACCCAACGTGCTGGCGCCGGACAACGACCAGCACTTGTCCTTCGAAGCCCAGAAAGACTTGAATAATAAG GTCAAGGCGCTGGTCGAATTCCTCATCGATAACTGCTTCGAAATCTTTGGGGAGAACGTTCcagctcctcccagcctcccttcGGACGACTCCCTGGAAAACACTGACGGTTCAG ACTTGACTCTGCAGAACGATTCTGCATACGACAGCACCGATCCTGATACCGACTCCAGTGGTGTGGCCGACTCCCCTGGCAGGCAGCCCCAGGCACCCACCAACCTGGCTGCCGGCTTGGACAAGTTCAGGCTGGAGCCCATTGCCAGcacagtggccaggctgaagAGCTGCGCCAGCCAGCCGGACAGGAGGCACTCGGAACCCGGCATGTCATCCTCGCGGGAGAGCCTCGAGGACCGGGTGGCGCTCCAGAAACTAACGCGAAGTGAAGAGGGCTTCACCAGGCCGCCCCAGGGAGAGGGGGCGGCAGAGCCGTTTCCGGAAGAGGTCTTCTGCAACCCGGAGCACCGGAGCTGGAGGCCCAGGGACCTAAAGCTCAAGAACTTGACCCAGAGCTTAGCACTGCGGCGGGGCCTGGCGTCCAAGGCCTGCTCCAGCAACTCCCTGGATGGGCCACCCGACAGCCCGCTCCTGGCTTCCCCTCCCATCCCCCAAAGAGGCTTCTTTACTAGGCATCAGTCCTTCATCACCAAGGGCTCAGAGAAGGGCAAGCCCAGCCGAGAGCTCAAGAAGCACTCCCTGTCCTTCTCCTTGGCCTCGCACAAGCCGGCGTCAGCCAAGCTTGCCGCCGCGGGACCTGGAAGCGCTAAAGGCTGTGCTGGAGACCCAGGCAGGAAGGGCCAGAAAAGGGAAAGCCAGCTGGCTGGCCGCATCATCCAGGACAGCTTTGGAACTGAGATGCACCGCCAGCTGGCCGGGGGGCTCAGCCTGCAACCCTGTGCCCACTCCTTGGTGGATGAGGTGTTCCCGCCAGCAGAGGGTGGCTGTGCCGGGAGCCCACCGTCCTACGAGGAAGCCATGCGATGCCAGGTGGCCGGACTCGTGGCCTGCACGGGCCAAACTGTGGCAAGCATGAGAGCGAGACTGCTCGGTGGGGACAGCAGAGAGCAACCTCACTGTGCCAGGGACTCGTGGGATGTGTGTGGTGAACAGCCACGGACTGGGCACAGCCTCTCTTCGCTGAGCGATGGACCTGCAGGGCTCCGGGCCACCCCACAGCCACCCGAGCTGCTCGGGCTAAGGATGGCAGACGACTCTCTGCTGGACCGGCGGGACTGTGGGGGCCAACAATGTAGCCAGACAGTTTTTGAGGTCGACCAATTCCAGTATGTTAAAGAGTCCTATATTTAG